Genomic DNA from Rhodospirillales bacterium:
CGCGGCGACGCCGGCGCCGCTGTTGTAGACGCTGCCGGGGTGGATGCGATCGGAGGTCGCGACAGCCAGGAACGCCTCCACGGTGTCGGCCACGTAGCTGAAGTCGCGCCGCGGCGTCGCGTCGCCGATGCGGATCGCCGCGCAACGCGGATCCAACGCCTGGCGGATGACCGTCGGGATGACGGCGCGTTCGCTCTGGCGGGGGCCGAAGGTGTTGAAGGGCCGGAGCGTCACCGCCTGCAGCGCGTGCGAGCGGGCATACGCTTCGACCATGGCGTCGGCGCCGATCTTGGAGGCGGCGTAGGGCGACTGGCCCTGCAGCGGATGGGTCTCGTCGATGGGGGTGCGGAGGGCGGTGCCGTAGACTTCGCTGGTGGACGTGTGGACCACGCGCCCGACGCCGTGGCGGCGCGCCGCTTCGAGGACGTTGAGGGTGCCGGTTACGTTGACGTCGACGTAGGAGCGCGCCGCCGCGTAGGAGTAGGGAATACCGATCAACGCCGCGAGATGAAAGACGATCTCCTGGCCCGCCATCACGTCGTCCATGCACTGTGGATCGCGTACGTCTCCCCGAGCAATGCGGACCGCGGCGCGCACATCGCCCGCAAGCGAATCGAGCCAGCCGCAGCTGTCGAATGCGTTGTAGAGGCTGAGGGCCGTCACCCGCGCTCCGGCCGCGACCAGGCGCTCCACCAGGTGCGAGCCGATGAAGCCGTCGGCGCCGGTCACCAGAACGTTGCTGCCCCCGACGTCCAATCCACTCTCCCCACCGAGCCGTCAGGGGCGGTCTAACCGCCGGACGTGGAAAACGCAAACGGGCGAGCCTTGACATCCAGCCGACGAGTTAGCAGGGTTCGCCGATCCGGCGGCCGCGGCTTCGCGGCCGCGCCTTTTATCGCACCCGCGCGGTTCTGCCGAGTCACCCGGCTCGGCGGTAGCGTGCGCGAGCCGCGAGCCAACGGAGACCGGTGCGGCGGCGTTACCCCTGAAACAGGCTATCATAGAACACACTATCCCCCTGTCGGTTCCCGACCTGAACGGTCGAGAGGCGGAGGCCGTCGCCGCCGCTGTCGCGGACGGCTGGGTGTCGTCCGCAGGCCCGTCGGTCGCGATGTTCGAGGCCCGGATCGCTGCCCTCAGCGGACAAGCGCAGGGCGTCGCCACATCCAGCGGCACAGCAGCACTGCATCTGGCTCTGGTGGCGGCCGGCGTTACGCCGGGCGATTATGTCATCGTCCCCGACTGGACGTTCGCCGCAAC
This window encodes:
- a CDS encoding SDR family NAD(P)-dependent oxidoreductase — translated: MDVGGSNVLVTGADGFIGSHLVERLVAAGARVTALSLYNAFDSCGWLDSLAGDVRAAVRIARGDVRDPQCMDDVMAGQEIVFHLAALIGIPYSYAAARSYVDVNVTGTLNVLEAARRHGVGRVVHTSTSEVYGTALRTPIDETHPLQGQSPYAASKIGADAMVEAYARSHALQAVTLRPFNTFGPRQSERAVIPTVIRQALDPRCAAIRIGDATPRRDFSYVADTVEAFLAVATSDRIHPGSVYNSGAGVAASVADVVDLVRRITGTDKPLETQEARFRPADSEVRLLLADAERLSTATGWRPRRSLESGLETTVAWWRERIAQGALRPDSGYVT